A segment of the Actinomycetota bacterium genome:
GTCGAGCGCGCCGGCGGGCAGGGAGAACGAGTACGAGTGGGTCTGGGTCGGATGGCGTGCCGTCGTCCCCGTGATGGAGAAGGTGACGGTGAGCGAGGCCGTCTTCGCGCCGTCGGTCTCGGTCACGAACAGGCTCATGCCGTACCCGTGCACCGACACGGGGCTGGTGGAGATGGAGAAGGTGGTGGTGGTCTTCGCGGCGGAGGCCACCGCCTGGACGGACGGCACGGCCAGGGGAACGACCACTAGCAGCACCGCGGCGGCGGGCGCCATGCCCACGCCGCTCCGGAACCGACCCATGAGACCAAGGAAGCGCTCCAAACCGCCCATCTTGTACCGGATTGCCCCCTCCTCGCGCAACGCCGCGCTCAGGAACCGGGCCGCGCAGCGGGGCGAGCGGACATGCTCGCCGCCCGCCGGACGCCCCACCGGTACAGGGTCGGGGTGGCCACCCGGAACAGCTGGAGGGGTCCCATCCAGCGGGGGACCGACATCTCGGGGGCGATCCCCTTCTGCACCACCGTCAGGATGGCCCGGGCCACGCGTTCCGGCTTCATCACCAGCCGGGGATCCAGGTCGTGGTGCGGGAATCCCTCTGTCTCCACGAACCCCGGGTTGAGGGCGGTGACCAGGACGCCCTGCGGTTCCATCTCGTAGTACAGGGCCTCGGAGAACGCGACCACCGCGTGCTTGGCCGCCGCGTAGACCGAGGCGCCGGGGGTGGCGAACCGCCCGGCCAGCGAGGCCACGTTCACCACGTGGCCGCTCCCGCGCTCCAGCATCAGCGGGAGCAGGATCCGGGTGCAGTACAGCACGCTCAGGTAGTCGACCTTCGTGATCTCCTCGATCCGCTTGAGCGAGAGGTCCATGAACGCGCCGCCGCCGGGGATGCCGGCGTTGTTCACCAGCACGTCCAGGCGCCCGAGCTCCTCGGTGATCCGGCCGCGCAGCCGTTCGACGTCCGCGCGCTTGGAGACGTCGCAGGCGACGGGGACCGCCCGCCGTCCTCGCTCCGCCATCTGGGCGGCCAGCTGGCCCAGGACCTCCTCGCGCCTTGCCACCAGCACCACCGAGGCGCCCGCTCCGGCCAGTTCCCACGCCGTGGCCCGGCCGATCCCGGCCGAGGCACCCGTGACCACAGCGACCGCTCCGCGAAGCTCCATCACTACTGCCCCATGAGGTTCGACACGGTCTGGCCGCCGTCCACGACCAGCACCGATCCGGTGATCCAGGAGGCCAGCGGCGAGCACAGGAACAACGCGGCGTTCGCCACGTCCTCCGGCCGTCCCCACCGGCCCAGCGGGATGGAGGACAGGACCTGCCGGTCCCAGGCCTCGTTCTGCCGCCCCACCACGTTCATGTCCGTCTCGATCCACCCCGGCGCCAGCGCATTGACCCGGATCCCGGCCGACGCCCACTCCAGGGCCAGGGTCTTGGTCAGGTTGACCAGGGCCGCCTTGGCCGTGCCGTAGTACGACAGGCCCGGATTGGCGATGAACGCCGCCACCGACGCCACGTTCAGCACGCACCCGGACCTCCGCGCCAGCAGCACCGGCGCGGCGGCCCGGGTCACGTGGAACGCCGACAGGAAGTTGATGCGGAAGTACTTCTCGAACCCCTCGGGCCGGATGCTCTCGAGCGCCGACATGAACGGCGCCGCCCCCGCGTTGTTCACCAGGATGTCGAAACCGCCGAACGCCTCGACCGCCCGATCC
Coding sequences within it:
- a CDS encoding SDR family NAD(P)-dependent oxidoreductase; translated protein: MELRGAVAVVTGASAGIGRATAWELAGAGASVVLVARREEVLGQLAAQMAERGRRAVPVACDVSKRADVERLRGRITEELGRLDVLVNNAGIPGGGAFMDLSLKRIEEITKVDYLSVLYCTRILLPLMLERGSGHVVNVASLAGRFATPGASVYAAAKHAVVAFSEALYYEMEPQGVLVTALNPGFVETEGFPHHDLDPRLVMKPERVARAILTVVQKGIAPEMSVPRWMGPLQLFRVATPTLYRWGVRRAASMSARPAARPGS
- a CDS encoding SDR family oxidoreductase; translated protein: MTELSLEGRVAVITGGSKGIGRQIALAFAEAGADVALAARGQDDLERTAKEVEATGRRALAVPTDVSDPDAVQNLVDRAVEAFGGFDILVNNAGAAPFMSALESIRPEGFEKYFRINFLSAFHVTRAAAPVLLARRSGCVLNVASVAAFIANPGLSYYGTAKAALVNLTKTLALEWASAGIRVNALAPGWIETDMNVVGRQNEAWDRQVLSSIPLGRWGRPEDVANAALFLCSPLASWITGSVLVVDGGQTVSNLMGQ